A genomic window from Gymnodinialimonas ceratoperidinii includes:
- a CDS encoding RsmB/NOP family class I SAM-dependent RNA methyltransferase — MQPAARYGAAIGVLDAWLDGMPAEQALTRWARGARYAGSKDRAAVRDHVYDVLRQKGVCEALGGADGRGLVLGLLRAQGGDVDAVFSGVGHAPAPLTEAEQAAAVPASDPALNVPEWTRPLLVARAGDTLPELLESFAHRAPLWLRVNLRRTTREAAARALEADGMATRAHGEVETALEVTEGARRLRQSLAYTTGLVEPQDLSVQRAIAQVDWPHDGTILDFCAGGGGKALAIADRTGAEVFAHDALPQRMADLEPRAERAGVRIKQLAGADLAARSPFDVVVTDVPCSGSGTWRRDPEAKWRLTPQALEDLVKTQAEILDKASALTAVGGRIVYMTCSLFEAENEAQVAGFLARHPEWKVGVTTVDTPLTASDGFFSAELIHDPA, encoded by the coding sequence ATGCAACCTGCAGCACGATACGGAGCGGCGATTGGCGTGTTGGACGCCTGGCTCGACGGCATGCCCGCGGAGCAGGCGTTGACGCGGTGGGCGCGGGGCGCGCGCTACGCGGGCTCCAAGGACCGCGCGGCGGTGCGTGACCACGTCTATGACGTGCTGCGGCAAAAAGGGGTGTGTGAAGCCCTCGGCGGCGCGGACGGACGTGGGCTGGTGCTCGGCTTGCTGCGCGCGCAGGGCGGCGATGTGGACGCGGTCTTCTCGGGCGTTGGCCATGCGCCCGCGCCGTTGACCGAGGCTGAGCAAGCCGCCGCCGTGCCGGCCTCTGATCCCGCGCTCAACGTGCCGGAATGGACGCGGCCCCTGCTTGTCGCCCGTGCCGGGGATACACTGCCGGAGTTGCTGGAGAGCTTTGCCCATCGTGCGCCGCTCTGGCTGCGGGTCAACCTGCGCCGCACCACGCGCGAGGCCGCGGCGCGGGCGTTGGAGGCCGATGGCATGGCCACGCGGGCCCATGGCGAGGTCGAGACCGCGCTTGAGGTCACCGAAGGCGCGCGGCGGTTGCGGCAATCGCTGGCCTACACGACGGGCTTGGTCGAGCCTCAGGATCTGTCGGTCCAACGCGCGATTGCGCAGGTGGATTGGCCTCACGACGGGACGATCCTCGATTTTTGCGCGGGCGGCGGCGGCAAGGCTCTGGCGATTGCGGATCGGACGGGCGCCGAGGTCTTTGCCCATGATGCCTTGCCGCAGCGCATGGCCGATCTGGAGCCGCGGGCAGAGCGGGCAGGGGTGCGGATCAAACAACTGGCAGGCGCCGATCTTGCCGCGCGGAGCCCATTCGATGTGGTCGTGACCGACGTGCCCTGTTCCGGGTCCGGCACATGGCGGCGCGACCCCGAGGCGAAGTGGCGCCTGACGCCTCAAGCGCTTGAAGATCTTGTGAAAACCCAGGCAGAGATCCTCGATAAGGCAAGCGCCCTGACCGCCGTCGGGGGGCGGATCGTCTACATGACGTGCTCGCTTTTCGAGGCCGAGAACGAGGCGCAGGTGGCAGGTTTTCTGGCGCGGCATCCGGAGTGGAAGGTTGGCGTCACGACGGTCGACACGCCGCTGACCGCATCCGACGGTTTTTTCAGCGCCGAGTTGATCCACGACCCCGCATAG
- a CDS encoding HPP family protein: MQFWHHLAPALPRAHGSEALRAGMGALIGISLCVLCAGIGAWFEVSSIFLVAPLGATAVLLFCVPNSPLAQPWSAVVGNVSAASVALVLVEFVPTPLVVGLAVGAAITVMIFLRALHPPGGAVALLTALSPDAALADGAYFALVPLAVTTVILVVSATLYNRATGRVYPFRLPAETGPTEESPRLGLSSAQLKTLLERFNQSTNLGVADLGRLLAAAEAEAAQHRFDGMTCGDVMTSDLVTIRPEAPLPKAARLFETHRIKSLPVVSAGGAFEGIVLQVDLLEGISTQDRPLRRRRTGQRLVADVMQPVRSVPHDLPVGVLLERLAGASSEVVPVVKNTRLVGILTRSDIIRLLLRGREERAAG, from the coding sequence ATGCAATTCTGGCATCACCTTGCCCCCGCCTTGCCGCGCGCCCATGGGAGCGAGGCGTTGCGCGCCGGGATGGGCGCCCTGATCGGGATCAGCCTCTGCGTGCTCTGCGCAGGCATCGGGGCGTGGTTTGAGGTCTCGTCGATCTTCCTCGTGGCGCCTTTGGGAGCGACGGCGGTGCTGCTGTTCTGCGTGCCGAACTCGCCCCTGGCGCAGCCCTGGTCGGCCGTCGTGGGTAATGTCAGCGCGGCATCCGTGGCGCTGGTTTTGGTGGAATTCGTACCGACGCCCTTGGTCGTCGGCTTGGCCGTCGGCGCGGCGATCACGGTGATGATCTTCCTGCGCGCGCTGCATCCGCCGGGCGGGGCGGTGGCACTTCTGACGGCGCTCTCGCCCGATGCGGCGCTGGCGGACGGCGCCTATTTCGCCCTTGTGCCCTTGGCGGTGACGACCGTGATCCTCGTGGTCAGCGCGACGCTCTACAATCGCGCCACGGGGCGCGTTTATCCCTTCCGCCTGCCCGCGGAAACAGGCCCGACGGAGGAGTCCCCGCGCCTCGGCCTGTCGAGCGCGCAATTGAAGACGCTGTTGGAGCGGTTCAACCAGTCCACCAACCTCGGTGTGGCGGACCTCGGGCGCTTGTTGGCGGCCGCAGAGGCGGAGGCTGCGCAGCACCGCTTCGACGGCATGACCTGCGGCGACGTCATGACCTCGGACCTCGTTACGATCCGCCCCGAGGCGCCGCTGCCCAAGGCCGCCCGGCTGTTTGAAACCCATCGGATCAAGAGCCTGCCGGTGGTGTCGGCGGGCGGCGCGTTCGAGGGGATCGTGTTGCAGGTGGATCTGTTGGAGGGGATTTCGACGCAGGACCGTCCGTTGCGGCGTAGGCGGACCGGGCAGCGTTTGGTGGCGGATGTGATGCAACCCGTGCGGTCTGTGCCCCATGATCTGCCGGTCGGGGTCTTGCTGGAGCGCTTGGCGGGGGCCAGCAGCGAGGTCGTGCCGGTGGTGAAGAATACGCGGCTGGTCGGGATCCTGACGCGCTCGGACATCATCCGGCTCCTGTTGCGCGGCCGCGAGGAGCGGGCTGCGGGCTAA
- the guaB gene encoding IMP dehydrogenase produces MEIREALTFDDVLLVPGKSSVLPSDADTRTRVTKSIALNIPLLSSAMDTVTEARMAIAMAQAGGMGVIHRNLDVEAQAREVRRVKRFESGIVYSPVTLTPDQTLADAKALMERYGFSGFPVVDESRRVLGIVTNRDMRFAQDDATPVRAMMTAEDLAVLREPADRDEAISLMRARRIEKLLITDGDGVLTGLLTLKDTEQAVLNPNACKDPLGRLRVAAATTVGDAGFERSQALIEAGCDLIVIDTAHGHSEGVAKAVERVKALSNEVQVVAGNVATGEATRALIDAGADAVKVGIGPGSICTTRIVAGVGVPQLTAISDCAEAAGDVPVIADGGIKFSGDFAKAIAAGASCAMVGSMIAGTDESPGEVILYQGRSFKSYRGMGSLGAMARGSADRYFQKDAASDKLVPEGIEGQVPYKGSAGAVVHQLIGGLRAAMGYTGSATVDEMRRNCKFVRITGSGLKESHVHDVQITRESPNYRIG; encoded by the coding sequence ATGGAGATTCGCGAGGCCCTCACCTTTGATGATGTTCTGCTGGTTCCCGGCAAGTCCTCGGTCCTGCCGTCGGACGCCGATACGCGTACGCGTGTGACCAAGAGCATCGCCCTGAACATTCCGTTGCTGAGCTCGGCGATGGACACGGTGACCGAGGCGCGCATGGCGATTGCCATGGCGCAGGCCGGCGGCATGGGGGTGATCCACCGCAACCTCGACGTGGAGGCGCAGGCGCGCGAAGTGCGACGGGTGAAGCGGTTCGAGAGCGGGATCGTCTATTCGCCGGTGACCTTGACGCCCGACCAGACGCTGGCGGATGCCAAGGCGCTGATGGAGCGCTACGGCTTCTCCGGTTTTCCGGTGGTGGACGAGAGCCGGCGGGTGCTCGGCATCGTGACCAACCGCGACATGCGGTTCGCGCAGGATGACGCGACGCCGGTGCGCGCGATGATGACGGCAGAGGATCTTGCGGTGCTGCGGGAGCCTGCGGACCGGGACGAGGCGATCTCGCTGATGCGCGCGCGGCGGATCGAGAAGCTGCTGATCACCGATGGTGACGGCGTGCTGACCGGGCTTCTGACGCTGAAGGATACCGAGCAGGCGGTGCTGAACCCCAATGCCTGCAAGGACCCCCTCGGGCGCTTGCGCGTGGCTGCTGCGACGACGGTGGGCGATGCGGGTTTCGAGCGCAGCCAGGCGCTGATCGAGGCGGGCTGCGACCTGATCGTGATCGACACCGCCCATGGCCACTCCGAGGGCGTGGCGAAGGCTGTCGAGCGGGTGAAGGCGCTGTCGAACGAGGTGCAGGTGGTCGCGGGTAACGTCGCCACCGGGGAAGCCACGCGGGCGCTGATCGACGCGGGCGCGGATGCGGTGAAGGTGGGCATCGGGCCGGGTTCGATCTGCACCACGCGGATCGTGGCGGGCGTGGGCGTGCCGCAGCTCACCGCGATTTCCGATTGCGCCGAGGCCGCGGGCGACGTGCCCGTGATCGCTGACGGGGGCATCAAGTTCTCGGGCGATTTCGCCAAGGCGATTGCCGCAGGTGCCTCCTGCGCCATGGTCGGCTCGATGATCGCGGGCACCGACGAGAGTCCGGGCGAGGTGATCCTCTACCAGGGCCGCTCGTTCAAGTCCTACCGGGGCATGGGCTCGCTCGGCGCCATGGCGCGGGGCTCGGCGGATCGTTACTTCCAGAAGGATGCGGCCAGCGACAAGCTGGTGCCCGAAGGGATCGAGGGGCAAGTGCCCTACAAGGGCTCGGCCGGCGCCGTTGTGCACCAGCTGATCGGCGGGTTGCGTGCTGCGATGGGCTACACCGGCAGCGCCACGGTCGACGAGATGCGGCGCAACTGCAAGTTCGTGCGGATCACCGGCTCGGGCCTGAAGGAAAGCCACGTGCACGACGTGCAGATCACCCGCGAGAGCCCCAACTACCGGATCGGGTAA
- a CDS encoding RlmE family RNA methyltransferase produces MVKNTSGRGQRDLKVKVKTARGRKLSSTRWLERQLNDPYVAAAKRDGYRGRAAYKIIDLDDKYRFLVPGARVVDLGCAPGGWCQVAVKRVNALGEKSGKAVGRIIGLDLQEMEPIAGCELHQLDFMEDDADLKVKEWLGGRADVVMSDMAASASGHKQTDHMRIMALCEAAAELAFDVLEPGGTFVAKVLAGGAEGNLQTLLKQRFKKVANVKPGASRADSSEKFVVATGFRGRGSEDEEGHQI; encoded by the coding sequence ATGGTGAAGAATACGAGCGGGCGCGGTCAGCGCGATCTGAAGGTCAAGGTGAAGACCGCGCGGGGGCGCAAGTTGAGCTCGACCCGGTGGTTGGAGCGGCAGTTGAATGACCCCTATGTTGCCGCGGCCAAGCGCGATGGCTATCGCGGGCGGGCGGCCTACAAGATCATCGATCTGGACGACAAGTACCGCTTCCTCGTGCCCGGCGCGCGGGTGGTGGACCTGGGCTGTGCGCCCGGCGGCTGGTGTCAGGTGGCGGTGAAGCGGGTGAATGCCCTGGGCGAGAAGTCCGGCAAGGCTGTGGGTCGGATCATCGGGCTGGACCTGCAGGAGATGGAGCCGATCGCGGGTTGCGAGCTGCATCAGCTGGATTTCATGGAGGACGATGCCGATCTGAAGGTGAAGGAGTGGCTCGGCGGCCGCGCTGACGTGGTGATGAGCGACATGGCGGCCAGCGCCTCGGGGCACAAGCAGACCGATCACATGCGCATCATGGCGTTGTGCGAGGCGGCGGCGGAGCTGGCCTTCGACGTGCTGGAGCCCGGCGGCACCTTCGTGGCCAAGGTTCTGGCGGGTGGCGCCGAGGGGAATTTGCAGACGCTTCTCAAGCAGCGTTTCAAGAAGGTGGCGAACGTGAAGCCGGGGGCCTCGCGCGCCGATAGTTCGGAGAAATTCGTGGTAGCGACAGGGTTTCGCGGCCGCGGGTCGGAGGACGAAGAGGGCCACCAGATTTAG